The segment agatgaagaaaattgtgtgtgagagtctgtTGACCTTCCCTAACAAAAAGGGGTTTATCAAATAGTTAGTAAGGGAGTTAGTGCCTCCTCACACCTGAGCACTTGTTCTACCAGGTAAGCTGCCGAAGCACCCCACTAATATAATTTCATACAGAAAATAGCAGACATTTGAGAAAATATGGCAGACATTCCTCGATAAGACACACTTGAGACGATAAATACCGCCATCATGGAGGCGGTATCTCAGGAGCACCTGACAGAaatttcttgaaatttggcacaagcattcacttggactgactttattttatccaaaaaaaaattgaattttgtggttgaatgtcaaaggtcaaggtcactgtgacctcacaaaacatgttttggccataactcaagaattcatacgttAATTAAGActaaatttcacacaaatgtctaacggGATAAAATTATGAAATAATGTCATAtccaggggtcaaaggtcaacatcactgtgacatcatatttttttttttatcattattcaacatcataactaAGAAGGGGAGACATTGGGTCATATACTGAATTGGTGATTCTAATCTTTGGTCTCCACCATGAAACTGTGCTGAATGTATAggtcctctgtgctgctgggtggtaaatgtgtgtgaagcataagttctgccaaaaaaatacacttcataCCTTTGATTAAACTCCTTTAAAGTCTTCACAACATATATGAGCCTggacaaacatggatgtaaactgcagctTGATTGGttggcagaggcatacaactgcaaggcggtaattctagttcagCTTGTACATACTTAAATATAATAATTTGAACATTGCTGATACCTTGCTGAGAAGTATTTAACTTAATCTATTTACTTAAATGTgttctagtttttattttcaaaacgGACTCTTTTATTTGTGGTTTCTCTGACTTTATTTTATCCAGctgaatgcatgtgtgtgttgtagccAACAGGAAGTTAGAAATGTTCATTAAAagtatatttttctttattcctCAGAGACCACAGACAACCTACACAATACACTTGTAAACattatactttattttgaaggacagTTTACAAATAAACAGACTTAAATCTGAATGAATAAGTTCAGAAACCGATCAATTAATTCACAAACAGATATTCATTCAAATGTGTAGTTAATTCAGAACATCAAATTGTTGATCAACCTTTATGCCCTCATGTTTGGACTCCTCACAGCAGAGGAAGCACAGGTGTAACCACTAACACTCACGATCTGCTCCATTTAGGTTTGCCAGTAAGTCGTGCAAATGAAACACAGCTCAGACATAATTAATGACATTCGTTCCACCTGTGTTCGAGGAATTGAAATATCAACAGCAAGAAATGTCTTCTCACGTGTCAGCTTGGCTTCTATCCAGTCtttttggatgaaaaaaaaaacctatggAAACACTTTCCAAAAGAGAACATTACGTGTGTTTAAGTGATTCCCTTGTTATAGCTCGGAGCATTAACTCACAGACACCAGATGGAGCCATTTGTCACCCAACTAATCACCTGCAAAGTTCAGCTATGGTTTCCACTGACTGGTTTGAACTAAGACTTGCTGGAAAAAGAACAGTTCTCCCATTTCaaagaagacgtgcagtttCCTCTGCGAATAGTTCAGTTAGGTCATTTCCAGTGAGTGAAACACTCACAGGAAAAAGTCTACTATGAGTCATTTTTTATCATCGGAGAAAATACTGACATAACATGGGATGAATCAAAACTCCACATTCGTGGTCAGACTTGCAAAACAGCTTTTATCATCAAATTTTTCTTTGGAAACATTTGATCTGAGGGGAAAAAGAGGGAACCTGAAGACAGATGTGATGTAGCCTCGATTAAGTCATTCTGCCTTAAAATGACAGACACATGAACATTGTCTGGATCACTTGCTGCTTCCTTTGAGAGGAGGATTAATGTTTTTAGCCTGTTTCCCCTTTTggatttgtcattatttttccCAGAATCCCTGAAGTCTCCACCCTCTGTGACCTCACTCCTGACTTACTTTCGTCACCTCTGCCCCGGCCTGGCTCTTCTCAGTCATTGTAGGAACCCTGACATTTGCAACACCAATAGTGCTGTTACATCGATGCCGACATCCTTCAATCCGGCTGAAATGGCTTTGCCGTCCACAGATTCTTCCCACAAGTCCCCTCGACACTGCTGGCGAAAGCATCAGCATTACCACAGGCTCCAGGAAAACATTACAGGAGCTCGTTAGCATGGCGTATGTCCTCCACTCAACATTTTCCTTCAACACAAACCCCACAATGTGCGAGGCGTTGTAGGGTGCGTAACATACTACAAACACAGCCAGTGTTGAGAGAGCTACAGTCAGGACTCTTTTCTTCCCCATTGGGCGCAAATTTGAGTGCCACACCAGGGTAACGCAGCGCAGCGTGCAAAAGGATGTCACAATGAGAGGCAAGAGAAACAGGGTGATGGCCATCTCCAGTCGTAGAGGCAGCAGAACAGCTAGCTGTGTGGTGTTAAAGTAGCCATAGCAGGCTGAGGTGTCGTCCTTAATGGAGACAAAGTTAGCCCCTCTTTCAGCCACCAGAGCGAGACTTAGGTGAAAGAGCACCAAGGCCCACAAGGCAGCGCTGATGAAGCAAGAGATCCGAGCACGGCGGTATCTCTTGTACACGATTGGGAATGCGATGCTGAGGTAGCGTCCCACTGTTACGGCTGTGATGAACAGGCAGCTGCCGTAAAgcgaggagaagaggaagaggctgTAGATGGGGCAGACAGGTGCTGGCAGCCTCCAGTCCTGAAGCAAAGTCTCTAAAGCCTTGACGGGCAGCCAGGCCACGAGGAACAGGTTGGCGAGGCAAAGGTTGAGGGCATAGACCACATTGGGTGTGGCGCCACGTTTGCGGGCCTTGCGCACGTACACAAACAGGACCAGAAGGTTGGCAGGAAGGCCCAACAGGAAGGTGAAGAGGTAGACAGAGAGGGCGACCCAGTCCTTGGAAGCCACCTGCATGTCTTCAGTTTAGGACACTGCCGAGAGGCACAGGAAGTACTGCCTCCAATTTACATGCCAAGAATGATCTGTCAACAAATCAAACTCAAGCTGACAGGAAGGTCTCAACGAATCAAGCAGATGATTTGATGAATAGTTAGGTGCACGGTCGTCCTTGTGCCTCTTCCATTTATAAACCTCATCTTTCAAAAGACAGATTCTCCATATGTGGCGGTAATGTCCGTTTTCTGGCTggtcacagagctgctgcagtgcCAGGTCTCTCAAACTCTGAGATGTAGCCAACATCTCTGAGAAAAGGTGACAGTAGAAAAAAAGGAGGCGGTGGCCACAAAGGTGCTGATGCATGTGGGCAGGAAGGGGGCGAGGTGCCCACGACATCATGACAGAGGTGCAGATAAGGAGACGCATCCACTCATGCAGAAGTAGAGGGGCATTTAGCAGGCACCAGGCTGCCTTAATTGCCCTCTCAGTGGAGGGCAACAGACAGATAGCATCTGGGCCCTTAAGTGAAATGATACAGAATAATTCAGCGTGTCAGGAAGCACATGGACATCCCCTTAAAGCCAAGGCTGGTTAAGTGAACTGGAGGGGCTGGGTAGTAAGATTGTAAATGTGCTGAAGTTTATGGTCGATGCGAGGACAGGATGGGCTGGGCTTTGGGAAAACAGTAACTTGTTTGTGGCCTGACGGCGCTTCTCACGGTTTTATGGTAGAAAATGAGTCctttagtgtgtgtatgtgtggtagTGAGTGTAAGAGAGGAGTGGGTGTAACATGCAAAAGGCTTTTGGTGAAGAAAATGGAGCAGAAAATCAAAGTGGTTTGTTGCAGAAGCATTTTATGAGCAGGAGGACAGATACCAACAAACATTTTTCCATGAAAAAGACATGCAGCGGTTCAAAACATGTCTGGTAACTGTTTGACTAGTCTATTGATCCACTGCTCAGAACAAATGTGTGCATAGTTACTCCTCTGATATCTTGCCGTAATGAATACATATTTACCTTATTTATTAGCTCAAGTGAAAGACATTAGCACAGCTTTCATTCACCTATTTCTTGTTTCCACTTTTAGGAGGCCTTGGGAGGTTGGAATGGATATTTCCTACATGAGGGCCATTTGATTAGTCCAAGCTCAATCTCGTAACCTGTTGGCTATCAGTCTGTGGACGATTAGCCTCTGGAGGTAATGGACAATATTTCAGCAGATCCAGGGTGCTTTTCATTATGCTAACGTGTGCGTGCTTCCTTCACTTTTGTCTCTTCCTTGCATCTTCGCTACTCGTGGCAAGGATAAAAGAGGGAGCTGTGAGGCAGATCACGAGGATGGAGGAACCGAAGCTGCCCAATGAGGACTCCTTGCCTCCATAGCCTCAGTCTTAGGTGAAGTCATTACTTATAATGTGCTGTGCCAGATATGGATGTCGGGCATTAATATGTCAAGCCACTTGATAAAAGACTTCCCTATGTGATACACCTGTGTTTCCTTGCTCCAAGCTTCTCCAGAAGCACCCTCTCTCTGTAAGGTGCATTTGAGGGACTGGAAGATCCTCTATAATGGTGGAGGAGGAATGATTTCCAGGTCACGTGGGGACAGGGGGAAGCACAAGTTAACTTGACGAAAAGAACCCCAGGTGTAGCAAGCAgatatccaggccaagacttcctTTTCCATGCGCTGgtcatttcagctaatctctataaacagataccTGCATATGAAGgtggataaaataaaaagtgacaatAGCTGATGGGGTCTGAGATTGCATTTCGTCCAATGCATTCTGCCTCTCTACACCAACTGTTACCGGCCTCTCTAACAAAGttgttctcacaaactgtttatatgttttcctacgaaaagtaatgcacccaaattcgaGGTAGAGGTAGTAGTGGTGGATAAGTCACAAAGACAAGACTTTCCCccgggactttcccctggagtcgtGTGTTCAGAACCGtttgaactttgagtgaactttgagtcattttgaggaacgtttcttttccttaacctaatcacagtaactttacttgcctaaacctaacctccataactttaattaCCTTACTGCATGTTAAAGACGTAACATAATTAGTGGGAcgctaattcgtaggatatcatatgaaccattcTATGAGAATATGCTGCTCAAATGTGACCGGTCAATACGACTTGAACTGCaaacaaataataattaattatgcactttttgcatacatttccaaAGCGGAAATcagaactaaaataaaaatcaaaatgtctgtttttgacattttcttttcaccAGTCTAAAAGTAGACGTGTTATGGAAGCAAAAAAGCCCAAATCTAAAAAATGACCAGTGTatgaaaaaacagttttcacctgtagtgtctcccCAAATAAGAATTTAAAAAGTTTTCCATCTATGAACTGTGTAATATGGTACTAATTATAAGGGAAAAACGCATGATGTCTATTAGTGTTTTTTGCACAGCAGGTGAAGTCAGCATGCATATATTTGTCTACAGGTGAGTGTACAGTTGTATTCTACTGTGATTTACTACAGAATATCTCCCTTTATAGACTTtcag is part of the Epinephelus moara isolate mb chromosome 22, YSFRI_EMoa_1.0, whole genome shotgun sequence genome and harbors:
- the si:dkey-211g8.9 gene encoding free fatty acid receptor 3 — protein: TEDMQVASKDWVALSVYLFTFLLGLPANLLVLFVYVRKARKRGATPNVVYALNLCLANLFLVAWLPVKALETLLQDWRLPAPVCPIYSLFLFSSLYGSCLFITAVTVGRYLSIAFPIVYKRYRRARISCFISAALWALVLFHLSLALVAERGANFVSIKDDTSACYGYFNTTQLAVLLPLRLEMAITLFLLPLIVTSFCTLRCVTLVWHSNLRPMGKKRVLTVALSTLAVFVVCYAPYNASHIVGFVLKENVEWRTYAMLTSSCNVFLEPVVMLMLSPAVSRGLVGRICGRQSHFSRIEGCRHRCNSTIGVANVRVPTMTEKSQAGAEVTKVSQE